In the genome of Pseudoliparis swirei isolate HS2019 ecotype Mariana Trench chromosome 3, NWPU_hadal_v1, whole genome shotgun sequence, one region contains:
- the ca4a gene encoding carbonic anhydrase 4a: MQQLILPVLLASCWTTCAGAGDWCYQSQFSCDHQCNAPDNWDHAHTDCGGRNQSPINIVTRKTLRDERLTSFQFANYQQVFRGTIKNNGHSVQVGVPILSTISGGSLSTSYKAVQFHLHWGNNGGPGSEHTIDGEQYPMELHIVHMKHHYTDLTTALSDPQGVAVLGFFYERSNSANRKYEPIIKALQSIKAANGNTSLHSISLAQLIPPEQNLTNYYRYKGSLTTPGCSEAVIWTLFENPIPLSMEQLRAFSELKFQDGKRMVGTFRPVQPLNGRQVFRSGGAVILASSALLLAAMATALGLSQTN, translated from the exons ATGCAGCAACTCATCCTGCCCGTTCTCCTGGCCTCATGCTGGACAACCTGCGCAGGAGCTGGAG ATTGGTGTTATCAGTCCCAGTTCTCCTGTGATCATCAGTGCAACG CGCCGGACAATTGGGACCACGCCCACACCGACTGTGGAGGAAGAAACCAGTCGCCCATCAACATCGTCACAAGAAAGACTTTGAGAGACGAGCGGCTGACCTCTTTCCAGTTCGCCAACTACCAGCAGGTCTTCAGAGGCACGATCAAGAACAACGGCCACTCGG TTCAGGTTGGAGTTCCTATCCTGAGCACCATCTCAGGTGGAAGCCTGTCCACCAGCTACAAGGCTGTGCAGTTCCACCTGCACTGGGGCAACAATGGAGGGCCTGGCTCCGAACACACCATCGATGGGGAGCAGTATCCCATGGAG CTGCACATTGTTCACATGAAGCACCACTACACGGACCTGACCACAGCGCTGTCAGACCCACAGGGAGTGGCAGTCCTTGGGTTCTTCTACGAG AGATCCAATAGTGCCAACCGGAAGTACGAGCCGATCATCAAAGCTCTGCAAAGCATCAAAGCTGCAA ATGGAAATACGTCTTTGCATTCCATCTCTCTGGCACAACTAATCCCACCTGAGCAAAATCTGACCAACTATTACCGCTACAAGGGCTCTCTGACCACCCCAGGGTGTAGCGAGGCTGTGATTTGGACTTTGTTTGAGAACCCCATCCCTCTGAGCATGGAACAG ctACGGGCGTTCTCTGAGCTCAAATTCCAGGACGGGAAGCGGATGGTGGGGACCTTCAGGCCGGTCCAGCCTCTGAACGGTCGGCAGGTGTTCCGGTCTGGAGGCGCAGTGATCCTGGCCAGTTCCGCCCTCCTACTGGCCGCCATGGCCACGGCCCTGGGCCTGTCCCAAACCAACTAG